The DNA segment gctagtgtgttttaacggggtgtcacatcatccccccgttagtttggaatttcgtcccgaaattcggttgtagctttagtgctggggttttcgtttgggaataactggggatacttggacttcatctggtcctcccgctcccaggtaaactctgggccgcgccgtgagttccaacgaactcgcacaaggggtatctggctacgtttgagggttttgatttctcgatccgtgatctcaatcggttcctcagtaaagtgtagctgttcatcaatcgtcagttccttaaaaggaatcacaagtgtttcatccgacaaacacttcttcaggttagacacgtgaaaaacattgtgcactgcactcagctctgcaggcaggttcaatctataagcaaccttaccgattttctcggtaatttcgaacggtccaacataccgtggattcagcttgcctcgtttaccaaaacgaaccacacccttccagggtgagactttaagtagaacccggtccccgacctggaattctaatggtctcttacgcttgtcagcgtagcttttctgacggtcacgagctgccgccatgcgttgcctgatctgggaaatcttttccgttgtatctaccactagttctgggcctgtgagttgactatcaccaacttccgcccagcagagaggtgatcggcatttacgaccgtacaatgcctcaaaaggtgccgcctgaatgctagtgtggtagctgttattgtaggagaattccaccaacggtagatgcttctcccagttcttgccaaaatcgatcacacatgctctaagcatgtcttccagggtttggatggtgcgttcagactgcccatccgtttgcggatgataagcggtgctcatgtccaaacgtgagccaaaggatttgtgcatagcttgccacaattcggaagtaaaacgagcgtctcgatcggaaataatagaagttggcaccccgtgcctggagactacttcctttaaatagatttctgccaaggtagaaaacttgtctgtttccttaatggccagaaagtgtgcagacttagtcagacgatctactatcacccaaatagtatcattcccgcgttgagatctaggtagccctgtaacaaaatccatggaaatctgctcccatttccatttcgggatttccggttgctgtagtaggcctgctggtttctgatactcgatcttgactcttgcgcaggtcaaacatttgccaacgtaggctgctatgtgggctttcatgccaggccaccagtatgtggttttcaaatcgtggtacatcttatctgcaccaggatgtactgaataacgggacttatgggcttcgtccatcacaagctctcgtagatctccgtaaagtgggacccaaatgcgccctgccacatagtaggcgccgtcctctttctgttctagttgctgtctcgatcctcgcagggactcagccctgatgttttccggtttcagagcttcaatctgagcatttcgaatctgggtagggagactagactggatggtaagttgtaatgctcgcacgcgctttggtatagtgtctttccggctgagggcgtctgccacaacattagccttgcccggatgatacttgatggcgcattcataatcattcagaagttcgacccatctacgttgtcgcatgttcaattccttttgcttgaaaatatgttcgagactcctgtgatcggtgtaaatggtgcacttggtaccgtacaggtaatgtctccatatcttaagcgcaaatatcactgctcccagttccaaatcatgagttgtgtagttcctctcgtgtgtcttaagttgtcgagaggcgtaagcaataactttctcgcgttgcatcaacacgcaaccgagtccatgaatagacgcatcgcagtagaccacaaagtcgtccgttccctcaggtaacgagagaataggagcactgcagaggttatcctttagtttctgaaacgcggtttcctgagcttcaccccacttgtaggtgacgcctttctgagtgagcgtagtgaggggttgtgcaatctttgagaatccttgaataaatctgcggtagtaacctgccagtcccaagaattggcgaacttcagtgggagtcttaggggtaggccaattccttatagagtcgatctttgcagggtcgacgtggattccatccttgttaaccacgtgtccaaggaaatggacttctcgaagccagaagtcgcatttcgagaacttggcatacagttgttcgttgcgaaggagttcgaggataaggcgtaggtgctgttcatgctcttcctgacttttcgagtagatcaagatgtcgtctataaacacgatcacgaatttgtcgaggtagggtttgcatactcggttcataagatccatgaacactgcaggggcgttggtcattccgaagggcataacgaggaattcataatgaccataacgagttctgaatgcagttttggaaatgtcttcattacggacccttaactgatggtagcctgaccgcaggtcaatcttagagtagtagctcgatccttgcagttgatcaaacaaatcgtcgattcgcgggagagggtaacgattcttgatggtaaccttgttcaactcacgatagtcaatgcacattcggaacgtgccatccttcttcttaacaaagagtaccggtgctccccagggtgatgaactaggacggataaatcctttatccaatagttcctgtagttgcgtcgagagttccttcaattctgcgggggctagtcgataaggtgcacgagctataggcgctgctccgggagctagctcgatttggaattcgacctgacggtggggagggagtccaggtaattcctcaggaaatacctcggggtagtcacgcactactggaaagtcttcaatcctcttttccttttcctgcgtgttggtaacaagtgctaggatagcggtgtgcccctttcgtaaacacttctgggccttcaagaacgagataacgccggagatttctccacccttgccaccttgtacaatgaggggtttgccagaacggcgaggaatacgaactgctttctcttgacagaggatctcagcgcgatgcttggataaccaatccataccaataacgacgtcgaagcttccaagagtaacagggaaaagatcgatactaaatgtctgactagacaactctagtttgcagcctttgacaacatgtgaggcctcgatgtttctaccattagctaactcgacgatatggggagaacttagtaacgaaagtggacgcttaagcttcttactaatacgtagggatacataactagcatcggcaccggaatcaaataacacagaaacataacgatcatcgagtaggaacttacccgtcacaacattggggtcattccttgcttcaccagctccaatcacgaaagctcttcctctagcaccattcccagcattgttgttctggttgttgttcccagctccctgattattgttgcgattctgattcagttcagggcaatccttcttaaagtgccctgttgccccacatttaaaacatgctcggtcgtttccctgctgctgttgctgttgtggttgttgctgattctgtctggCTGGGAActggctcctacaatccttggcttcgtgccccatcttgtggcatcgctgacactggcccttgttacacgTCCCAtggtggtgtctgttacacttgttgcactttgggtagcttccccggtagccaccctgttgctgggtgcctttgctgttttcggttttcctttgttgtgctggggcctgagtggggttagcatccttgctttgacttccttcccacttacgcttgctgtcactagaagttccgacagtagcactgattcttttgggcaacctgccctcctctacggcctgatcagtaagtttgtgagcaagtcgaacgatcggctgaatggtagtgtggttggctgaagttacatggcttcgaatttcaggagccaaacccttgatgtacagttcgatccttcggtacattggtcgagacatgtttgggcaaagagcagcatagtcattggacagcttggtgtaagtttcaatctctgacccaaccatcttgagttcatagtactcgttctcaagcttgtggatgtcatcccggtgacagtattcatccttaatcatatccttgaaatcctcccatgccgtagcatttgcagtttccaatccaaacatctgaatctgcgccttccaccaagaaagcgcgctcccttcaagcgtagcagtagcaaacttcacccagttcgcaggggaacactcgcaaacagcaaaaacagcttcaattttctcaatccagtgcagaagacctatggcaccctcagtgccgttgaaagggagaggcttgcaatccatgaaagttttgaaagtacacactggtggttgcgcaggtgcatgctgacctgttcgtgagaagcgaagcgtataggtttagaggcgaaaagtcgatgtggcggtaggatctaaacatcctaaaacaacgagcttacctatagggtgagctgcgaaagctgcagccactgtgttgagcaggttagtgaactgagcctgcgtcatgttgatgtttcctcttccgcgtccactcattgtcttcataaccagaaaacacagtatgagtgcgatgtcgtaatgtagcgagaatgagatagaagagagaggtgtatctatctgatttaggcatactagtacgtatagcaaatccggaaacataaaacaaacaagtaaacactggtccgagctatgaggtcaaaagtatcgagccttgcacttggagtgtagtgtcgtcgcgagtcacgggttatagtctggttttctccaaaaagattttcccctttttaaaaccaagttcactataaccaatggctctgataccaatctgtcacacccccaaaatccacctgcggataacacccgcttcgggggcgtgaccgaccaggatccagccaccaattataccgaatacttaagttgataacaaaagtaatacttactattcataagcttagcaagtattaagttcagagtttaaagttttaagtttcAAACAgtcataagtagcggaagcataagtacggtagtttaaaacaaagttcatgattcaaaataaggtaacacccaacacaagggtgaacagacactacacgttcccaagctgcaagctccttcgtcactggttacctgcaaagcatgcagtaaggggtcaacaataatgctgagtgagttcactagttgtccagttttaattaccaaaaactttgtttcaccggttaatttatccgtttatacatgccctggggagctaccccaaaagttagcgactaaactgtttttccaataccgaacactaggtaaccgttgcgtatccgcaggatgccccgatgtcaatgttctatcatcattgacggatttctgagtacattagttcacgaccgtcccaaaccagggcacggtgtgaggctggtaaacacctaaatagcgctatcaactaataacccgttcgcctaacccggcgactaatcggtatttgtagtagggacttgagtgatagagtttcgtttagtgccgttagttgcaatccgtataaacagtaattaaccaaaaggtttcccaatgccCGGGAAgtaaaagtaagttttgttcccaataactagggatggtatgtaaatggtatccccttttaccaggggataggattgtttcagtctcgtgtcccaaaccaccgggacgcatgctttttagttgtgaactcaccttgggttgctcggtaggtttaggttacttgtcaatcacgttggtcaccacgtcctaacatggttaccggtataggtcaggttcggtatacaggcattcacgtaaaaacttacacataactaacacgtatcaagcatataagtaaacagtgggttactgggccggcctaagaaATTAAGAAGTCAACAGCAACAcgtaatccagtcaacagatagcccaagttaaacacatatgggcccggtaaccaaaatgaacagcccactcgcaaccagctggtctcgagtcgcaaccaggtggtttcggcttgtcacgttgtggttgcgagtcgtaaccgtggtctcgagtcatcatgctgtggttgcgagtcgcaaccgacgtagtctcgggtcgcaatcacgtggtttcgacttgtcatgctttggttgcgagtcgcaacggtgcggtttcgagtcggaaggctgtcgttgcgagtcgtaacctgtcactttcatgtacacgtgatgatgcaggtgcatcagtcccttttgtaccaagaattcaggcccattttaggaaactaccaataaggtttcactaacactttgccaaagctgaatactagtaaagatagatcaaactttgccatttttacatcttcaagccatattcaaacaagttcatcctatcttcatatttttctagggttttcatgccaatataaacacatatttatgaaccgaaaatcacacatttaacaagatcttgatgctaaacaagaaaacatacattatagccgaaaatcttatgctaaacatcatcattcttgcaagaaacaaagaagcatagtgtagttggctatgaacacttgtaaactaccaatatcatgtcatttttagtcatgttaacacatattcacaaactttgcaaaacatcctaataatcatgcataaactactaaccaaccatttcttagttcatacaacatacatacatcttatacacaaaagataacccacaagatagcactaaccggttatgagaggaggagccgaaaacaaagaaaagagaaccaagaagatggaatgtccgagtgatagtcttgaccgagtttcttgtccgggatctttgcttgaaccgaaaataggaagggattggggtgtgttgttgagggtttctagttgagagagtttgaggagtgtttgtgtgtgtaaaatggaagaagtgggggaagggtgggatatatatatacaaggggatgtttcgggttggggcttggggtttcggcccaaaccggtttcggctcatcggcccactcgagaccgagtggcccactcgcaaccgcccggttgcgagtcatggtctcgggtcgtggtctcgactcttatatatttatataatacacatactcaacacatatcaagtaaaaatcacgtttccatttaataatatatatatacacacaaaatattacaaggtgatcgttcggaaaaacctcgagtgtcacaataGGCTTCCTTGTATTAGACATCATATTATATGCAAGTTGAAGCAATCATTTGAATCCAAGAATCTTTCTTTtcatctcttttgtttcttttactacttgtttgtgtgattccgccaCCTTACAAGTTAGTGCGATATCATTGTGATCCCGAAACATTTCCATGCTCGGATCTGATATCGCGTTTCTGGGTGCTGTTACTGTTCCGGTTTGTGCTACTGTTCCGACTTTCTGAGGTTTCTAGACTGTTTCTGTGCATTTCCGACTATCTTCATACCATTCCGGATCATCTCGGATCATCATTAGTCATCTCGAACTTGAAGATTGCCTGATCTCGGATCATCTTCAAGCCATCTCGGATCACATTCATCCCATCTCGGATTGTCATCAAGCCATTTCGGATTGTCATCATCCCATCTCAGGCTAAGGTGCTACAGATGTTATGAACCGGGACATTTTGCTAGGGATTGCAAGAAAGCACCAGTAGGATATGAAGCTACTCAAGCAGCTGCAGCAAGGAACAAGGAAAGGTCTATGGTTCCCGTCAcgtgtgacaaccggtgatttacggctcttaattacatgattaacaggtgattaacgcgataataaatagtgtttacagcacaagttaacttaattaggcctttggagtgcctaggaatgTTTATCCGACTTTACAGTACGCGTATGAAGACTCGCGTGGAATCTGCGGAACATTAAACGACAACGAACtgataccgtacaaaatactgacaacgccgacaaatattaaatttttacgatatactctagcttcgtaattaaattttaGTAACTGTGTTTGAAACCGAATCGGAAAACGGAGTATAGCGGTGAACGACGCGTTTTCCGCGATTTAGTGCAACCGACGGTCAAACGCGACTACGACGGATACCGACATTATTTTACACGTTTTTAACTctgaaatattattttactaggCTACGATGATTTCGGTTTCAAAAACGTATCTCGAGCCACAtacacatgagatgggcttgtggaccctgggcccaagcccaaaacccagaAGCCTAAAAGCTACACATATAATAGATCTTTTCCTTAAAAGATCTTATAAAATCTCTATAAAGCACCCTCATCTCCTTGTCTTCATCCACACCCTCACTTGTCTACAACTAAATTAAATACACACAAATAAAAGCACAGGCTTCTCCTCATAAATCTATCTCCCTTCTCTTGACTGATGATACATACGAACACTACACAACATATGTTGATTCCCTTTTTGATCTGATCTTCTACACCAAGACTTCCAAAACCCCAATCCTTCTTTCAAACAGCAGCTGACCCCCCTTCTCTCGATTCAAGAATTGGCGGACCCCAAAGAGGAGCCGGCGGCTGCCGGTGAACTCCCCTCCAACCTCTCTGGTCGACGTGCTCTGATGACCCCTCCGACTGCTCGTTGTCTCTTTGTTTTTCCGATCGAACCGGCTCCGGTCATCGTTTTCAGGcgatggtgatgaagatgatgaggacgtgactgatgatgatgatgaagaatggCGGCGGCTAGTGGTTCCGTAACGGTGGTGCACCGTTTTCAGATAATAAGAGGGCGGCGGTGGTGGCCGACGGCTACCGGAGCCACGTCGGAAGATTTTAcggcgatggtggtggtgctCGACTCAAGTTTAAGCTCAGGTGTGAGTCCGAGAGTTGTGGCTCAGTCTCTGTTTGGTTTCTATTATCGGGTTCGGGACAGGTTAGACAAGCTCGGTTTTTGCTTCGAGTCAACGGGTCCACAGGTTCAGATTCAGGTCAGAATGGTTTCGGCCCAGGTAATCTTTGAAAGATTCGGCTTTTCATTTTCGGTGCTCCGCTCGGTTATCGGTTCGGTTCATATGccgttctgattcagttcagtcATGGTATGGTTCAGATTCAAAGTTTTATTTGGGTTGTTTCAGGCTACAGCCGTGGTTCGGGTGACGACTCGGGCTAGATGGTGGTTATGGTTCGAATCGGGTTATGTTTTTGAGTAGTTTCGGGTTTGGTCAAACCCGGTCAAAAACGGGTCAAAGCTGGTCAATAGATAGGTTCAGGCTAGATTCGACTCTGTCAAAcagagtcaactcggtcaaccgagtcaactcagcgAGGCAACTCAGCCGGTCAACTTACTCGGCCAACTCAGTCAACGAAAGCGGCGCGGaagacttggtaaatatttttagtgACGCGAATAATATTTACATTAATTATAAGAATTTTTATTAACTTCGTCATACAAGCTCGAATCGATTCGGATTAGCGTCTAGTTATATTTCACCATATTTATGAAAATTATTTATGTTGATGATTGAGTATTGATTGGTTTTtgaaaaataacgacaacttgagttgtcgggggcgtccaaaaacaggtgaaactctgcccgattttcggTAGAATCCGTAAAATAAAGCGTTTTTATTACGAAACATAACATCGGATTCAAACACTCTTTTAGTAAAACAAATACGAATATCGACGACACTTTAAAACTTACAAAATCGACTATTCGGAAATTATTTACAGTAAATGAATATAGTTATATGTTTATTTCAAAACTTGAAAATTCTACAAATCCTTTATAAAAATCAATATAATTACTTATATTGTTTTTAAACGCCAAAACCCGATTTCGTTTATCCAATTACATATAGCTTgcttatttatttcaaacgtcaaATAACACgacttcttttataaaaatacatatagAGTATATGGTTATTTCGAATATCAAATGACACGACAATTgtgttactaaaataaatatagtttatgtATTTATTTCAATTATCGAGCAATACGaattcatttcataaaaataaatatagtttatatttatttcaaatatcgaACAATACgaatttgttttataaaataaatatagttatatatttatttcaaatgtcGTACAACacgaattcttttataaaaataaatattgttatatatttattttcaaacacaacaactcgacgattcttttatagaataaatataagttgttatatttatttcaaacgcctagACGGCATATACCTATATTTTGTTAAGTCATCATAGAAGAAGCGTTACATAATACGAGTTGGTTATacattgttttatttttatataactaTTCTTTACATACACCTAAGATTTCTCGAGACGATTAACGCGATTATAACGacatatttatataattttatataaatattcaaATATTTTAAACCTCTCGAGAAGCCAAGTCTTTTCAAGACTTATTAATTATTACCGACGAATAAATGAACTAAACAAGTATAATTTCTTCGCTTCTTTTAAGTTAACAACATTCTGTCGAATCGTTCGATtagcgattcggtagagctcggcgACACGTAGTGTGGGTACcgcgtttatttagaaacttataagatattccaggttaggaatattgtagaatgcacgctagcaagtcaaatcttggaaacgacatcgcgaagtcgtaattagctagcttcaCACAAGGcaatccaggtgagttcataaccccacctttttacagttttacatttttctaaatgttttcggggtggaaagacatgcgctttttgcaaagcatacaagaattacacatttctaaaccattttacaagcaagttttaactgacacaaatggtttacaaaaagcttatgttttatgccggtttttacaaaacaaatgcgtattatcaaaatgtgaatgattttcatgactagggaTGGATCGTCTGGTGATAATATAGAGAGACTGGGGAAttggccttagaggctggggatgttcagccttagaggctggggaggttcagccttagaggctggggtaaaatacatgttacaaatatttcggacatttttatacatggtatggttagcctaaggagggtttactactagatcatgtaaggggtgggtacaacacttaaggctattaatcctcgtcgtaggaccgagagacatgagtgatagatctatttgggtgtagcgagccccatccATGAGTCCGCAGAATgggccatgtggtgactatgtcttccagccggatgCCCGGTacaaaatttgctaggtttgagtacttcctgcaccttttcacacataccattggctttgcaacccattggtgatctctttttccttattgctacaaaCTAGGGACATACATacttacagaaatacttgatttatacaaattaaataccatgttttatacaaattcaaagcatTGGATTTATGTGGGCgtggagtcaaagtcagggtgggcattgacggttatacgaACATTACAAATACGAGAGTTTACAAATACAAAGCTTCCATATAACTTGGAAAGAAAATGAtttctaaattcgttttctcaatattatttcacaaaccggttattcaaaagatttatttcaaatcttttacaaacaaactatgaactcgctcaactttctgttgactttttcgcatgtttctttctcaggttacttttcagAAGCTATGGCacagttggaataggagaaccatgtggagtcgagtacttagtggcatTCATCTTCTAaaagacttagcttatttgcttccgctgtgcaatgaagataccagtctagtcacgccaatgctctgataatttcggggtgtga comes from the Helianthus annuus cultivar XRQ/B chromosome 4, HanXRQr2.0-SUNRISE, whole genome shotgun sequence genome and includes:
- the LOC110921225 gene encoding uncharacterized protein LOC110921225, coding for MAAASGSVTVVHRFQIIRGRRWWPTATGATSEDFTAMVVVLDSSLSSGVSPRVVAQSLFGFYYRVRDRLDKLGFCFESTGPQVQIQVRMVSAQATAVVRVTTRARWWLWFESGYVFE